The DNA sequence CATCAGCAAACCCGCCGCTGTGGAAAGCGCAGCCGCGAGCCCGCCTGCCACCACAAGCCCGATCACCCAGGCCGGCAGATTGGCAATCGACGGATTGGCCATCACGAAGATGTCCCGGTCCAGCTTGGTGACTTCATTCTCGTCACCAGCACGATACTGGATGATGCCGTCGCCATTCTTGTCCTCGACGCCAAGCAGGCCGGTCTTCTCCCAGTCCTTGAACCATTTGGGAGTCGGCTTGCCACCTGCAGCAAGGATCGCCGCAGCCTCGGCATCATAGTCCGCATCGTCTGCGATATAGGTCGACTCGTTCACCGTATCGATGAAGTTCAGTCGGGCGAAGGAGGCCACCGCGGGTGCCGTTGTGTAGAGCAATGCGATGAAGACCAGCGCCCAGCCCGCCGACACACGGGCGGCGCCCGGGCTCGACACGGTGAAGAAGCGGATGATCACGTGCGGCAGCCCTGCCGTACCGAACATCAGCGCACCGGTGATCGCGAACACGTCAAACATGGACTTGTTGGTCTGTGTGTATTCCAGGAAGCCCAGATCCTGCACGACCGTGTTCAGCTTTTCGAGCATTGCCACATCCTCGCCGCGCACATTCGAGATGAAGCCGAGCTGCGGGATCGGATTTCCGGTAATGATCAGTGAAATGAAGATTGCCGGAACGGTGTAGGCAAAGATCAGCACGCAATACTGCGCCACCTGGGTGTAGGTGATGCCCTTCATGCCGCCCAGGACCGCATAGACGAAGACGATCCCCATGCCCACCATGATGCCCGTATTGAACTCGACGCCCAGAAAGCCGGAGAAGGCCACGCCGACGCCCTTCATCTGGCCGGCGATATAGGTAAACGAGACAAACAGGGCGCAGATCACGGCAATCAGGCGGGCCGTGGTCGAATAGTACCGGTCGCCTACGAAATCCGGCACCGTAAACTTGCCGAATTCCCGCAGGAATGGTGCCAGCAGAAGCGCAAGCAGCACATAGCCGCCGGTCCAGCCCATGAGATAGACCGAGCCGCCATAGCCCAAGAACGCAATCAGACCTGCCATCGACAGAAACGACGCCGCCGACATCCAGTCCGCTGCCGTGGCCATGCCGTTGACCGTGGGGTGCACATCATGGCCGGCCACATAGAAATCATCCGTAGACGAGGCCCGCGCCCAGAGCGCAATCGCGATATAGGTGCCGAACGTGCCGACGACCCAGAAATATGTCCAGAATTCCTGTCCCATCGTCTCAGGCCTCCACGCCGTATTTCTTCTCGAGACGATTCATGGCGCGGCAGTAGTAGAAGATCAGTCCGACGAAGACATAGATCGATCCATTCTGCGCAAACCAGAAGCCGAGCGGCGCACCGCCAATCGAGAGATTGTCCAGCAGGTCGCGGAACAGGATGCCCGCCCCGTATGACACTGCAAACCAGATGACGAGCAGGCTCAGAGTCAAGCGGATCACGTCTCGCCAATACCCTTTCGCATCAATTTCCTTGCTTGGTTCCGACACTTTTTCCTCCCTGACATTTTTGTCTGTGCGGGGTTCCGCAGCTTGCAGGCTGCCGGAAGCAGGCGGAATGGAAAAGATGAACTTTGGTCTAAGGCGGACATGCGCAGGGACTGGCGCAAAGGTCTCAGTCTTCCCGGGAGGGGGCCGCCTTGCCGATGGCGCGGGCATGACGCCACTCCGCCAATCCGCCCAGCATCAGCCAGGCTGCCAGCGCCAGTCCGCCGACAAGATAGAGTTCATGAAACCCAAGCCCGGGCTCAAGAATGGCCACGGCCAGCCGGACCGCAAACACGAGCCCCAACAGAATGCCGAGCGCCAGCATGATGTGATGTTTCACGGGCAGATTCCTCCATGACCGAGCATACACCCACTGCGCCTGGCTGACAGGGTGGACTTTGGTCGTAGGCGGGCCTGCCGCCATACCCTTGCCATGGCTGGCGGGATGGGGTATCCGCGCGCCTTCAGAAACGGCGGCGCAAGGCCGTACGTGTCAGCTTCTTACCTCTCCAGGCAAACATGAGAGGCGGAGTCGAGGGCGAAAGGAAACAAGATGTCCAAATCCCAGATTACGTTCAATGTCGAATTGCGCGAGCGCACCGGCACCGGTGGTTCACGCGCAGCGCGCCGCGACGGCTTCGTGCCCGGCGTCCTGTATGGCGGTGGTGAAGATCCGGTCGCGATCTCGCTGAAGCGCAATGAAGTGCAGAAGGCCATTGAAACCGGCCACTTCCTGTCCTCGACCGCGACGCTCGTCCACAAGGGTGAAAAGCAGCTCGTCATCCCGCAGGCAATCCAGATGCACCCGGTCACCGATCAGCCGATGCATGTCGACCTGTTCCGCGTCAGCCGCGACCAGAAGATCAAGGTGGAAGTCCAGGTTCACTTCAAGGGCGAGGAAGTGTCTCCGGGCCTGAAGAAGGGCGGCACGCTCAACGTGGTGCGCCACACGGTGGAACTGCTCGTGCCGGCCGGCAACATTCCGGAATCGCTCGATGCCGACGTCTCCACGCTGGAAATCGGCGACAATGTGAAAATCTCCGACATCTCCCTGCCGGGCGATGCCGAGCCGACCATCACCGATCGTGACTTCACCATCGCAACCATTGCCGGCCGTACCGCCGCTGCCGAACCGGCCGCCGACGCCGACGAGGAAGAAGGTGACGAAGGCGAAGCCGCCGAAGCCGAGTCGGAAGACTGATCGGAACTTTCTGGTCTCGTGTGTCCAGCCTTTTGGGGCTGGGCACACAGCCAAACCCTGCCATGCCGGAAGAGGGAGGCCACATCGTGCTCATTCTTTCCGGTCAGGGAAATCCAGGCGAGAAATACGCAAAGAACCGGCACAATGCCGGTTTTCTTGTTCTGGACGAGATCCATGCCGCGCACGGATTCCAGCCCTGGCGCTCAAAATTCGAAAGTGAGATCGCGGAGGGCTTTGTCGGCCCGAACCGGATCAAGACACTGCTGGTCAAGCCGCAGACCTTCTACAATGAAACCGGCCGCGCCCTCTCCAAGGTCGCCCAGTTCTACAAACTGGCCCCGGAAGACGTCGTCGTCCTGCACGACGAGATTGACCTTGCGCCCGGACGCCTGCGGGTCAAGCAGGGCGGCGGGCATTCCGGGAACAATGGCATCCGGTCGATGATCGCCCATCTGGGCGAGAACATCCGCCGCGTGCGCATCGGGGTCGGCCATCCTGGCGACAAATCGCGCGTGATGCCCTATGTCCTGTCGGACTTTTCAAAGGCAGACCATGACTGGTTCGATCCTCTGAGCCGGGCCATTTCGGACGCCCTGCCATTTCTGGCCGAAGGCAATGACGAGCGTTTCCAGACAGAAGTGATGCGTCTCGCGCCGGCGCCGAAGCACGATCCGAAACAGGCGCGCTAGGCGTCCAGCTTGGCAAGCACGGCCTTCTCGGCCGCCTCGGCCATCGCAACCGCCCCGACCGTGCCATGGGCGGGCACAGGGCTGCGGGCAAGCCCCAGACAGGCCGCGTAGAACCCTTCGTCTGCTGCCCCCAACGGATCCGGCAGGTCGGCGGCAATGTCGACGCGCACCTCATACGGCGTCGTATTCTCCAGCTGGCGCGTCAGGAAGTCGATGGAGATCTCGCCGGACGGATACACGACATGCATGGTGCGCTGCCGGGCCTCGGCCGCGCGGCTGGCCATCAGCCTGGCAACGCCGCCGCTGGCATAGGTGAACTGGGCGCTGGCCTCATCGATATGATCCGAATGCACGCGCTTGCCGCTGGCCATGACACCTGTGAACTCATTGCCCATCATCATGGCCGCCAGGTCGAGATCGTGGATCATCAAATCCCAGATCACTGACACGTCCCCGGCCCGATTGTCCGGCGCGGGTGGCCCGGCCCGAACGGATTCGATCAGCAAGGGTGTCTCTTCAATCGCAAGCACACCCATGGCGCGCGCAACAAACCGCTCCTGATGGCCAACCTGCAGGATGCGCCCGCGCGCGGCAGCTTCATCGGCCAGGTCGCGCGCAGCCTTTCCGGTCAGGGCCAGCGGCTTCTCGACAAGAACATGGCAATGTGCCTCGATGGCCTGCCGGGCCAGTGTCTCGTGCCAGACTGCCGGAACCGCAATGACGACGGCATCACAATCCCGCAGGAATGCCTCGTAATCATCATAGCCCTTCGCACCGAACTGGGAGGCAATCCGAGAGGCGCGTTCGAGGTCGATGTCATAGATTCCGACGAGCTCTGTGCGCACGGAGGCGGCCGCCTTCTGGGCGTGGTAGTTTCCAAAAACCCCGGCGCCTGCCACGCCGACTTTCAGTGTAGTCATAACAGATTGGCCCTCTTGCCACTCTAAAGACACCGCATCGCCGTCTGCTGCAAGTCTTGCGGTCAGACCGGACTGACAAAGAGTTTTGCAGATTCTTGCCGCGGCCCCCTTCACACCCGAGGTCCGCAGGTCCACTTAACCCTCAACAAATCAGAGGAAGGAACCGCCATGACTGCACTTGTTTCAACCGAATGGGCCCTGGCCGCTCGCCCGGTGGGCATGCCGAAACTATCCGATTTCCAGAAGAAGACCGTCGACATTGCCCCGCCCGGGGCCGGGGAAATCCAGGTGAAGAATGAGTGGATGTCAGTGGACCCCTACATGCGAGGCCGCATGTATGACCGTGAAAGCTATGTCCCGCCCTTCCAGATCGGCGAGACCATGCAGGGCGGCGCGGTAGGCCGCGTCACCGTTTCCAATCATCCGGACTACAAGGAAGGCGATCTCGTCTCGTCCATGGCCGGCTGGCGCACCGCCTGGGTCGGGAAACCGGAAATGGCCATGGCGCAGAAGCTTCCGGATGTCGGCCTTCCGGAAAG is a window from the Hyphomonas sp. genome containing:
- a CDS encoding DUF4212 domain-containing protein — protein: MSEPSKEIDAKGYWRDVIRLTLSLLVIWFAVSYGAGILFRDLLDNLSIGGAPLGFWFAQNGSIYVFVGLIFYYCRAMNRLEKKYGVEA
- a CDS encoding Gfo/Idh/MocA family oxidoreductase — translated: MTTLKVGVAGAGVFGNYHAQKAAASVRTELVGIYDIDLERASRIASQFGAKGYDDYEAFLRDCDAVVIAVPAVWHETLARQAIEAHCHVLVEKPLALTGKAARDLADEAAARGRILQVGHQERFVARAMGVLAIEETPLLIESVRAGPPAPDNRAGDVSVIWDLMIHDLDLAAMMMGNEFTGVMASGKRVHSDHIDEASAQFTYASGGVARLMASRAAEARQRTMHVVYPSGEISIDFLTRQLENTTPYEVRVDIAADLPDPLGAADEGFYAACLGLARSPVPAHGTVGAVAMAEAAEKAVLAKLDA
- the pth gene encoding aminoacyl-tRNA hydrolase, yielding MLILSGQGNPGEKYAKNRHNAGFLVLDEIHAAHGFQPWRSKFESEIAEGFVGPNRIKTLLVKPQTFYNETGRALSKVAQFYKLAPEDVVVLHDEIDLAPGRLRVKQGGGHSGNNGIRSMIAHLGENIRRVRIGVGHPGDKSRVMPYVLSDFSKADHDWFDPLSRAISDALPFLAEGNDERFQTEVMRLAPAPKHDPKQAR
- a CDS encoding 50S ribosomal protein L25/general stress protein Ctc, which encodes MSKSQITFNVELRERTGTGGSRAARRDGFVPGVLYGGGEDPVAISLKRNEVQKAIETGHFLSSTATLVHKGEKQLVIPQAIQMHPVTDQPMHVDLFRVSRDQKIKVEVQVHFKGEEVSPGLKKGGTLNVVRHTVELLVPAGNIPESLDADVSTLEIGDNVKISDISLPGDAEPTITDRDFTIATIAGRTAAAEPAADADEEEGDEGEAAEAESED
- a CDS encoding sodium:solute symporter family protein → MGQEFWTYFWVVGTFGTYIAIALWARASSTDDFYVAGHDVHPTVNGMATAADWMSAASFLSMAGLIAFLGYGGSVYLMGWTGGYVLLALLLAPFLREFGKFTVPDFVGDRYYSTTARLIAVICALFVSFTYIAGQMKGVGVAFSGFLGVEFNTGIMVGMGIVFVYAVLGGMKGITYTQVAQYCVLIFAYTVPAIFISLIITGNPIPQLGFISNVRGEDVAMLEKLNTVVQDLGFLEYTQTNKSMFDVFAITGALMFGTAGLPHVIIRFFTVSSPGAARVSAGWALVFIALLYTTAPAVASFARLNFIDTVNESTYIADDADYDAEAAAILAAGGKPTPKWFKDWEKTGLLGVEDKNGDGIIQYRAGDENEVTKLDRDIFVMANPSIANLPAWVIGLVVAGGLAAALSTAAGLLMVISSSISHDLCRRTFFTGMSDKDELRVARASAAGAVILAGIMGMNTAKLGFVAQVVAFAFGLAAASLFPVIVLGIFWKRMNREGAIASMLTGLVSTFSYIYYFKFVDTDPANWWFGVSPEGIGFLFMFLSLAVGIVVALVTAPPPQDIQDLVEDIRVPGQRSPHGIADQDMAPIPAE